A region of the Terriglobia bacterium genome:
CGAGGGCGGCAGCAGGTAAGCTTGATCGGGATTGTAATCAAAAAATTTCATCTGCGGATCTCCTCTCACCCGCATTATAACCAGGTGTCAAGATGGAGTTGCCACACAGACTCTGTTAGCTCCGACCTTTGCCAGGCCTTCCCAGCCAGGGAGCTTCGATCCCCTGAAACAATCATCGCGCGCGATTTTACTTGACAACTCTGGCCTAGTGTAGTAGTCTTGCCGTTGGGCGCTAGGACCGGTGCGCCAGGCAAAATGACAACCGTTAGACAGTACGATCCATCCGGGGGCGAAAAGGCTAGTTTCCTGGCTTTTTGGGGAAAATGGGACAGAAAAAGGTGTTATTTTGAAAAACAAACCGGAGAAGCTTCTGAAAACAAAAAATCTGAACCCAAAAACAAACCGGGACGAACCGGAAAACAAAGCGGAGAAGTTATTGAAAATACGTTCCTGTGGAAAAAACGAACCGGAACGAACCGGAAAACGAAGCTACCGATGTCGCTGAAAACACACGACAGCAGAAAATGCCGCCCAGGCTACATGCTCGGGCTAAATTCAGGAGCAAAAGGGCTAGTTTCCGCCTACCCTGAGGCGCTTTTCGCTCCTGCCTCGGCAAACACTCGGGAGATAATCTGCCGGGCCTCTTCCTGGATTTTGTGCAGATGGTCTTCGCCGATAAAACTTTCGGCGTAGACTTTGTAAACGTCTTCCGTGCCGGAGGGCCGGGCGGCGAACCAGCCGTTTGCGGTTACCACTTTCAGTCCGCCGATGGGCTGGCCATTGCCGGGAGCGGTGGTGAGCATCGCTTCAATCTTTTCCCCGGCCAGCGACGAAGTTTTCACCTGCTCGGGCGTGAGTCCTTTCAGGACCGCCTTCTGCTCAGCGGTGGCGGGAACATCGATGCGCTGGTAGGCGGGCGAGCCGAATTCGGCTGTCAGTTCAGCATAAAGTTCGCCGGGATCGCGGCCCGTCACCGCGGTCATCTCGGCCGCCAGCAGGCCCATGATGATGCCATCTTTGTCGGTGGTCCAGACGATGCCATCGCGCCGCAGGAATGACGCTCCGGCGCTCTCCTCGCCGCCAAATCCCAGCGAACCGTCCAGCAGCCCCTCGACGAACCATTTGAAGCCGACCGGGACCTCGACCAGCTTGCGGCCCAATTTGGCCGCCACGCGATCGATCATGCCGCTGCTCACCAGCGTCTTGCCCACGCTGGCCCGGGGCTGCCATTCCGGGCGGTTCTGGAACAGATAGGAAATCGCCGCCGCCAGGTAATGGTTGGGGTTCATCAAGCCCGCGCTGCGCGTAACGATGCCGTGGCGGTCGTGGTCCGTGTCGCAGGCAAAAGCCACGTCAAAACGGTCTTTCAGCGAGATCAGTGCCGCCATCGCGTAGGGCGACGAACAGTCCATGCGAATCTGGCCGTCCCAGTCGAGCGTCATAAAACGGAAGGTGGGATCAACCAGTTTATTAACCACAGTAAGAGGCATGTTGTACCGATCGCTGATGCGGTCCCAATAGGCCACACCTGCTCCGCCCAGGGGATCGACGCCGATGTCGAGTTCCGCGCCGCGAATGGCCTCGAGGTCAACCACAGCATTCAAGTCGTCAATGTAGGCCGTTGCATAGTCATGTCTGTGGATGCTTCGAGACTTCAGAGCTCGTGCCAATGGAATTCTGCGGACCTCGCCAAGCCCGCCAGCCAGCAAAGCATTTGCCCGAGCGGCAATCCAGCTTGTGATGGTGGTATCGGCCGGGCCGCCGTCCGGAGGGTTGTATTTGAAGCCGCCGTCTTCGGGAGGATTGTGCGAAGGCGTAATCACGATCCCGTCGGCGCGCTCCGTCTTCGGCTGGGCATTATAGGTGAGGATGGCGCGCGAGAGCACCGGCGTGGGCGTATAGCCATCGTCGCGGTCGATCATCACGTCAATCTCATTGGCCGCCAGGACTTCGAGGGCCGTGGCGTAAGCAGGCTCCGAGAGCGCGTGGGTATCTTTGGCCAGGAAGAGCGGTCCGCTGATTTTCTGCTCGCGGCGGTAGCCGCAGATGGCCTGGCTGATGGCCAGGATGTGCGCCTCATTGAAGGAGTTGGAAAGGGACGTGCCGCGGTGCCCGGAAGTTCCAAAGGCCACCCTCTCTGCCGGTACGGATGGGTCAGGCCGCCCGGCATAATAGGCCGTGATCAGCCGCGGAACATTCACCAGCATGGAAGGTTCGGCCGGCTTGCCAGCCAGGGGATGCGCCATGGTTTTTCCTCCGTCAGATTGTCAAATGACCAACCGGCGAGAAGACGCCTCGAGCGCGCAACAATTTCCTGAGCGGATTCGCGAAAGAAACATTGTATCACCCTGGGAAGCGCGGATTCGGCGGGCGGCGCTGTGGCACGGCCACTCTTGGCCGTGCTTTTGGCCGAGGCTGGGCGATCGTGCAGGGCTCAAACTGAGTCACCCCTTCGGTACCGGCGGCGCCGTCCAGGCACGCGGCTGCGGGTGCTATAATAATGAGATTTAGAGCCTTTCAGAGGAGCCTATGTATTCCGTCTTATTGTGGCTGGCGCTGGTCCTCTATTTCGTGGGGATTGTGCTGACGGCGCCTTCCGTCATACGGCGCCGGCCGTCGCTGCCCTCCGCGGCGTTGGCAGCTCTTGGCGCGGGCCTGGCGCTGCACGCCTCGTCGCTCATTGCCAGAGCGATTGACCTGCATCGCCTTCCGGTCATTGACGTGCAGAGCGCCCTTTCGTTCTTCGCCTTTCTGGTGACGCTCGCTTTTTTTCTGGCCTATTTGCGTTATCGAATCAACGTCCTGGGTATTTTCATGCTGCCGCTGGTTTTTGTTTTGACCCTGTTCTCGGCGCTCCGGCCAGGGCCGACGTTCCAGTCCACGGCCTTCCGCAGCGGCTGGTTAATGGTCCACATCAGTTGCATCATGCTGGGCTACGTGGGTTTTTTTCTTACCTTCATCGCGGCTGTCATGTTCCTCGTCCAGGAAAGCCAGTTGAAATCCAAAAACCCCCGGCAAACCTATTACTGGCTGCCGTCGCTCGAAGTATGCGACCAGCTCTACTTTCGGTCGCTCAAGTTCGGACTTCCCTTCCTGACGATTGGAATCCTGACAGGGTTCGTCTGGGCGGCGCGGACGTGGCACGGCGCCTGGGAACTTGATCCCAAGATACTGGCGGCGCTGATCACCTGGCTCATCTATCTATTTCTGTTTTCCGTGCGATTGAGCGGTACCTGGCCCGGACGGGCCTCCGCCTATGTGGCCATTCTGGGCTTCGCGGCCATCATGGTGACGTTTGTGGGCATCAGCTTTGTGAGCGGCTGGCACGGCTACCTGCCGCGCCTGGGCGGCGCCCCGTAATGCGATGCAGATCACCTACTGCCGGGGCGTTGACGGGAAGATGATGTGGATGGGTGAAGTGAAGGGAAAATGAATCTCGCTCTTGTGGGAATCAACCATCGGACGGCGCCCGTGGAAATCCGCGAACGGATGAGCATTCCGGAATCGCGGCTTCAGGAAGCCGTCGCCGATCTCGTGCGGCGGGAAGGCATTGAAGAGGGCCTGATTCTCTCTACCTGCAATCGAGTGGAAGTGGCTGCCAATGCCCGGGATGGCGTTGCGCCGATACCCATCATTCGCAATTTCCTCGCCGACCACCATCAATGCAACCTGGCGCTCTACGAAAACCACTTCTATCAGCATCGCCAGCAGGGGGCCGTCGAACACCTTTTTCGCGTGGCATCAAGCCTGGATTCGATGATCGTGGGCGAGCCGCAAATCCTTGGGCAGTTGAAGCAGGCCTACACCTCGGCGCGCCAGGCGGGAGCATTGAACGGCGCTCTGAATGAGATCAGCCTGCAGGCCCTGGCCGTGGCGCGCAAAGTGCGGCGAAACACCGCCATCGGCGAATCGGCCGTTTCTGTCTCCTACGCGGCCGTTGAACTGGCGCGGAAGATCTTCGGCGACCTGACAGGCAAAACCATCCTGGTGCTCGGCGCAGGCAAAATGAGTGAAATTGCCGCCAGGAACCTTATTCGGAGCGGCGCGGGCGCCATTCTGGTGGCCAATCGCACCTATGAGCGGGCGGTTGAACTGGCAGAAGCATTTCACGGCACCGCAATCCGCATCGAGCAGATGCTGGACCACGTTGAAAAAGCCGATATCGTCATCTGCTCGACCGCCGCCCCGCACTACGTCATCCACCGTCACCACGCCGAACGCTGGCTTGCGGCGCGGAAGAACCGGCCGATGTTTTTTGTGGACATTTCGGTGCCGCGCAACGTCGATCCGGCGGTTAACGAACTTGACAACGCGTTCGTGTACGATATTGACGATCTCGGCCAGGTGGTCGAGTCCAACAAGAAGCAGCGGGAACGGGAAGCCATCTGGGCGGAGGAAATCATTCAGCAGGAAGTGCAGAAAGCCATGCGGCGCCTCGCCTCGCGGGAAGTTGTCCCTACGATCGTGGCGCTGGAGCAGAGGCTTGAAGCCATTCGCGAAAATGAAGTGGAGCGCTACCGCGGCCGGCTGGGTGACCTGACGCCCCAGCAGCGCGAGGCCATCGATGCGCTGACGCACGGCATCCTGAACAAGATCCTGCATGGCCCGATTACTGAACTCAAGAGCGGCGTCGGCCGCCCGGAACAGAGTTCGCTGGTATCACTAGTCCGCAAGATGTTCGGCGTTTCTGAATGACGCACTGCGCCGCTGGGCGTCATCAGCATCAGGTCGCAGCTTTTCAACTTTGAATGATCGTTCTGCAATCCCGCGGTACATCTTAAGTTGATTGACGATTTCATGAAGATTATCATCGGTTCGCGCGGAAGCTCACTCGCTCTGTGGCAGGCAAACTGGGTGAAGGAGCGCCTGGAGTCCGACGGCCACGAGGTCAAAATCGAAATCATCAAGACCAGTGGTGACAAGCTGCCGAATGCGGTGCTTGCCGCCTCGGGGACCAAAGGGCTGTTCATCAAGGAAATTGAAGAGGCGCTCGTGGCCGGGCAGGTGGACCTTGCCGTCCACAGCATGAAAGACCTTCCGACGGACCTGCCCCAAGGCCTTGGCGTGGCAGCGGTCCCGGAACGCGAGGACCCGCGCGACGCCCTGGTCTCCAAAGGCGGCTTGCTTTTCGAGGACCTTCCAGCCGGCGCGCGCATTGCCACCAGCAGCCTGCGACGGCAGTCCCAACTGCTGGCCTTGCGTCCTGACCTTGACGTTGTCCCGATGCGAGGCAATGTGGACACACGGTTGCAAAAACTGGAGCGAGGCGACTGCGAAGCCCTGGTGCTGGCCGCCGCCGGCTTAAAGCGCCTGGGGTTTGCTTCGCGCATCACAAGCTGCTTCCGGGAAGATGAAATTTGCCCGGCCGTCGGACAGGGAGCGCTCGCCATCGAAATCCGGACGCAGAACGCGGCGGTGAAAGAGGCGGTTGCGGAGCTCGACCATCCAGCCACTCACCAGGCCGTCCGCGCGGAACGGGTCATGCTCAAGGCGCTGGGAGGCGGATGCTTGCTTCCCATCGCCGCGTATGCAAAACACCTGTCAGGCAAATTACACCTGACCGGCGTGGTGGCAGACCCTGCCGGCAGGCAGGTGGTCCGGGCAACGGCCACGGGTGGGCCGGACAATCCGGAAGAACTGGGCGAGCATGTGGCAAAGGATCTCATTGGAAAGGGTGCGCGCGAACTGCTAAGCCATCCAGGGCCGGACCCAAAATAGAGTGTGACCGGGGCCGCGCCAATAACGCGAGCACGTCTGTGCCTGATGAGTTGATATGGGCGGAAAGGTATATCTTGTCGGCGCCGGGCCGGGCGACACCGGTCTGCTGACGCTCAAGGGCAAGGCGGCCCTTGAACGCGCTGATGTCATTATCTACGACTTTCTCGCCAACGAGGACCTGCTGCGATACGCGCCGCCGGAGTGCGAGAAGATCTGCGTGGGCAAACGGCCGGGCCACAAGAGTTCCTCGCAGGAGGCCATCAACGAGTTGCTGGTGAACAGGGCGGCGCAAGGAAAAGTTGTCGTCCGGCTGAAAGGCGGAGATCCGTTCATTTTCGGACGCGGCGGCGAAGAGGCGCAGGCCCTGGCGAAGGCGGGCATCCGTTTTGAAATTGTGCCGGGCATTACGTCGGGCTATGCAG
Encoded here:
- the hemA gene encoding glutamyl-tRNA reductase, which translates into the protein MNLALVGINHRTAPVEIRERMSIPESRLQEAVADLVRREGIEEGLILSTCNRVEVAANARDGVAPIPIIRNFLADHHQCNLALYENHFYQHRQQGAVEHLFRVASSLDSMIVGEPQILGQLKQAYTSARQAGALNGALNEISLQALAVARKVRRNTAIGESAVSVSYAAVELARKIFGDLTGKTILVLGAGKMSEIAARNLIRSGAGAILVANRTYERAVELAEAFHGTAIRIEQMLDHVEKADIVICSTAAPHYVIHRHHAERWLAARKNRPMFFVDISVPRNVDPAVNELDNAFVYDIDDLGQVVESNKKQREREAIWAEEIIQQEVQKAMRRLASREVVPTIVALEQRLEAIRENEVERYRGRLGDLTPQQREAIDALTHGILNKILHGPITELKSGVGRPEQSSLVSLVRKMFGVSE
- the ccsA gene encoding cytochrome c biogenesis protein CcsA produces the protein MYSVLLWLALVLYFVGIVLTAPSVIRRRPSLPSAALAALGAGLALHASSLIARAIDLHRLPVIDVQSALSFFAFLVTLAFFLAYLRYRINVLGIFMLPLVFVLTLFSALRPGPTFQSTAFRSGWLMVHISCIMLGYVGFFLTFIAAVMFLVQESQLKSKNPRQTYYWLPSLEVCDQLYFRSLKFGLPFLTIGILTGFVWAARTWHGAWELDPKILAALITWLIYLFLFSVRLSGTWPGRASAYVAILGFAAIMVTFVGISFVSGWHGYLPRLGGAP
- the hemC gene encoding hydroxymethylbilane synthase gives rise to the protein MKIIIGSRGSSLALWQANWVKERLESDGHEVKIEIIKTSGDKLPNAVLAASGTKGLFIKEIEEALVAGQVDLAVHSMKDLPTDLPQGLGVAAVPEREDPRDALVSKGGLLFEDLPAGARIATSSLRRQSQLLALRPDLDVVPMRGNVDTRLQKLERGDCEALVLAAAGLKRLGFASRITSCFREDEICPAVGQGALAIEIRTQNAAVKEAVAELDHPATHQAVRAERVMLKALGGGCLLPIAAYAKHLSGKLHLTGVVADPAGRQVVRATATGGPDNPEELGEHVAKDLIGKGARELLSHPGPDPK
- the pgm gene encoding phosphoglucomutase (alpha-D-glucose-1,6-bisphosphate-dependent), giving the protein MAHPLAGKPAEPSMLVNVPRLITAYYAGRPDPSVPAERVAFGTSGHRGTSLSNSFNEAHILAISQAICGYRREQKISGPLFLAKDTHALSEPAYATALEVLAANEIDVMIDRDDGYTPTPVLSRAILTYNAQPKTERADGIVITPSHNPPEDGGFKYNPPDGGPADTTITSWIAARANALLAGGLGEVRRIPLARALKSRSIHRHDYATAYIDDLNAVVDLEAIRGAELDIGVDPLGGAGVAYWDRISDRYNMPLTVVNKLVDPTFRFMTLDWDGQIRMDCSSPYAMAALISLKDRFDVAFACDTDHDRHGIVTRSAGLMNPNHYLAAAISYLFQNRPEWQPRASVGKTLVSSGMIDRVAAKLGRKLVEVPVGFKWFVEGLLDGSLGFGGEESAGASFLRRDGIVWTTDKDGIIMGLLAAEMTAVTGRDPGELYAELTAEFGSPAYQRIDVPATAEQKAVLKGLTPEQVKTSSLAGEKIEAMLTTAPGNGQPIGGLKVVTANGWFAARPSGTEDVYKVYAESFIGEDHLHKIQEEARQIISRVFAEAGAKSASG